From one Drosophila subpulchrella strain 33 F10 #4 breed RU33 chromosome 3L, RU_Dsub_v1.1 Primary Assembly, whole genome shotgun sequence genomic stretch:
- the LOC119552653 gene encoding pantothenate kinase 1 isoform X5, translating into MKVPTRSSKYSFNLKIFKLHNDKKPTCPSPPTSPVISAKRNSWRASWRTALGAKGKSLGTPSDDRDPIELEPEPALFERIRCHSTCSSSSCADQMFPAIQIPQGDELMSMPWFGMDIGGTLTKLVYFEPKDITPDEQDREAGILRNIRRYLTKNSAYGKTGHRDTHLQMDNVEIRKRRGSLHFIRFQTTDMGNFLSLAKQKGMAELVTTVCATGGGAFKFEQDFRDQVNMKLAKFDELDTLIKGILFADLHNRTECYYYENARDIL; encoded by the exons ATGAAAGTCCCCACGCGCAGCTCGAAATACTCAttcaatttgaaaatattcaaattgCATAACGATAAGAAACCTACCTGCCCCAGTCCGCCAACCTCACCTGTGATCTCGGCGAAGCGAAACTCATGGCGCGCTTCGTGGCGAACGGCCCTGGGCGCCAAGGGCAAGTCCCTTGGAACGCCCTCAGACGACAGAGATCCCATCGAGCTGGAGCCGGAACCAGCGCTTTTCGAGCGGATCAGGTGCCACAGcacctgctcctcctcctcctgcgcCGATCAAATGTTTCCCGCCATCCAGATTCCCCAAGGCGACGAACTCATGT CGATGCCATGGTTCGGCATGGACATCGGCGGAACCCTCACGAAGTTGGTCTACTTCGAGCCCAAGGACATAACGCCGGATGAGCAGGATCGCGAGGCTGGTATCTTGCGAAATATACGGCGCTACTTAACCAAAAACTCGGCATACGGCAAAACCGGACATCGAGATACGCACCTACAG ATGGACAATGTCGAAATACGTAAGAGACGTGGCTCCTTGCATTTCATTCGCTTCCAGACCACCGACATGGGCAATTTCCTGTCGCTGGCCAAGCAAAAGGGAATGGCCGAGCTAGTGACCACGGTTTGCGCGACCGGTGGCGGAGCCTTCAAGTTCGAGCAGGATTTCCGTGACCAAGTCAATATGAAGCTGGCCAAATTCGACGAGCTGGACACGCTCATCAAGGGCATCCTCTTCGCCGACCTGCACAATCGCACCGAGTGCTATTACTACGAAAACGCACGTGACATTCTGTAA